A region of Procambarus clarkii isolate CNS0578487 chromosome 22, FALCON_Pclarkii_2.0, whole genome shotgun sequence DNA encodes the following proteins:
- the LOC123760852 gene encoding receptor-like tyrosine-protein kinase kin-16: protein MRRQVAHNDIKLDNVCIKIVKEFTQATLIDFGLSTTIGKKLYTIPRTEERKAKTPWMAPEVLNAKRCNDNSDIFSFALCCTKLLGRLKATFLPKEVIKWLKKAMHKEPENRPSTDVLRTYLREMTRPLRDSSMSEDSTSEDVVSGHDTP from the coding sequence ATGAGACGGCAAGTGGCTCATAATGATATTAAACTTGACAATGTTTGTATCAAGATAGTCAAGGAATTTACCCAAGCTACTCTCATCGATTTTGGTCTGTCGACGACAATTGGCAAAAAGCTTTATACAATACCGAGGACCGAAGAGAGAAAAGCAAAGACTCCTTGGATGGCTCCTGAGGTGTTAAATGCCAAGAGATGTAATGATAATTCTGATATCTTCAGCTTCGCTTTGTGTTGTACCAAACTGCTGGGACGCCTCAAAGCCACCTTTCTGCCGAAAGAAGTCATCAAATGGTTAAAAAAAGCCATGCATAAAGAACCGGAAAACAGACCCAGTACTGACGTTCTCAGGACGTACCTACGCGAGATGACGAGGCCGCTCCGAGACTCGTCGATGTCTGAGGACTCCACCTCGGAGGACGTGGTCTCAGGACATGACACCCCGTGA